The following are encoded in a window of Fischerella sp. PCC 9605 genomic DNA:
- the aroH gene encoding chorismate mutase — MRSIRGATTVTENTVEAMREAVMELLDELEKRNHLHPSDIISVTFTVTRDLDAIFPAAIARQRPYWNNIAMLDVQQMYVEGSLERCIRFLIHVYLPVSASVYHTYLRHAQNLRPDWSLSQPL, encoded by the coding sequence ATGCGGTCTATTCGCGGCGCAACTACCGTTACTGAAAATACGGTGGAAGCAATGCGAGAAGCAGTGATGGAATTATTAGATGAGTTGGAAAAACGAAATCACCTGCATCCATCGGATATTATTAGTGTTACCTTTACGGTGACACGCGATTTAGATGCGATTTTTCCTGCTGCGATCGCTCGCCAACGTCCTTACTGGAATAATATCGCTATGTTGGATGTACAGCAAATGTACGTTGAGGGTAGTTTAGAACGCTGCATCCGATTTTTAATTCACGTCTATCTCCCAGTCTCTGCTTCAGTCTACCATACCTATTTGCGTCATGCTCAAAATCTGCGTCCTGATTGGAGTTTATCCCAACCTTTATAA
- a CDS encoding GDSL-type esterase/lipase family protein yields MMYRHQHWNRKWRVRLAKSTPIDQVGDIMGIQNHIRRLLSIHKSIECVSEKTARAWWGNVSLAVTLLCFLPVGTATAVTKTKVMSLGDSLCEGNIAVLRSAVAQTKLGSTIDWVGTKKDGAYQDPDHECHGGWSAAQVLQQPKSNVRLPSWEGKPGSIRDWVQATKPDVVLIMLGTNDFFGSDVRGDNTSEFLTQSLQGIIDDILLLRPKARVVVASIPPFKWDIRDGVDTSQTRTTANAFVKQHVKQLSAQGKRVYFLDMNGAILARLKQGDIFSSDGLHFNDSGNKFIAQQWISALKAVLQDRPTPIIPTTSKNY; encoded by the coding sequence ATGATGTACCGACATCAGCATTGGAACAGAAAATGGCGTGTTAGGTTAGCAAAGAGTACGCCGATCGATCAAGTGGGTGACATCATGGGTATCCAAAATCATATCCGCCGTTTATTGAGCATACACAAGAGTATCGAGTGTGTAAGCGAAAAAACAGCCCGTGCTTGGTGGGGTAATGTAAGTCTAGCCGTCACACTATTGTGTTTTCTTCCGGTTGGAACTGCCACCGCAGTTACCAAAACCAAAGTGATGTCCTTAGGAGATTCTCTATGTGAAGGCAATATTGCTGTTCTGCGGAGTGCGGTGGCACAGACCAAACTTGGGTCTACCATAGACTGGGTGGGAACTAAAAAAGACGGTGCATATCAAGACCCCGATCATGAGTGTCATGGTGGTTGGTCGGCGGCGCAGGTGTTGCAACAACCGAAATCAAATGTTCGTCTCCCGTCATGGGAAGGAAAGCCAGGGAGCATTCGGGACTGGGTTCAAGCGACCAAGCCTGATGTGGTGCTGATCATGCTTGGCACAAATGATTTCTTTGGTAGTGATGTACGAGGCGATAACACCTCAGAATTTCTTACACAATCCCTTCAAGGAATTATCGATGATATCTTGTTATTACGTCCCAAAGCCAGAGTTGTGGTCGCCTCAATTCCTCCGTTTAAATGGGATATTCGCGATGGTGTTGATACTAGTCAAACGAGAACTACAGCCAACGCATTTGTGAAGCAGCATGTCAAGCAGCTGTCTGCACAGGGCAAGCGCGTCTACTTCCTAGATATGAACGGTGCAATACTTGCTCGATTGAAACAGGGCGATATTTTTAGTAGCGACGGTCTCCACTTTAACGATTCGGGCAATAAGTTCATAGCACAGCAGTGGATAAGTGCTCTGAAAGCGGTACTTCAAGATAGACCAACACCCATTATTCCGACAACTTCTAAAAACTACTAA
- the crtR gene encoding beta-carotene hydroxylase, whose protein sequence is MLTSEAKKPLTVPQKLTVPPKELLASPGGFNPTLLMFLAAVAIVVVSCFGYWVWHWPHWISFVMNIVALHISGTVIHDACHQSAHRNKIINAMLGHGSALMLAFAFPVFTRVHLQHHAHVNDPKNDPDHFVSTGGPLWLIAVRFFYHEVFFFKRRLWRKYELLEWFLSRLFVVAIVLLSVQFHFLGYILNFWFVPSGIVGLALGLFFDYLPHRPFVERDRWKNARVYANPILNILILGQNYHLIHHLWPSIPWYNYQPTYYLMKPLLDQKDCHQSLGLLQKKDFFDFLYDIFLGIRFHRQKPTEK, encoded by the coding sequence ATGCTGACGTCGGAGGCAAAGAAGCCACTGACAGTCCCCCAAAAACTGACAGTTCCTCCCAAAGAATTATTGGCGTCTCCCGGTGGTTTTAATCCAACACTGCTAATGTTTTTAGCAGCTGTGGCGATCGTTGTGGTATCTTGCTTTGGCTACTGGGTTTGGCATTGGCCGCATTGGATATCCTTTGTGATGAATATTGTCGCCCTACATATTTCTGGGACGGTAATTCATGATGCCTGCCACCAATCTGCCCATCGCAATAAGATTATTAACGCGATGCTAGGGCATGGAAGCGCTTTGATGCTGGCTTTTGCTTTTCCAGTGTTTACGCGGGTGCATTTGCAACATCACGCTCATGTCAACGACCCAAAAAACGACCCAGATCATTTTGTCTCTACTGGTGGCCCCTTGTGGTTAATAGCAGTGCGTTTTTTCTATCACGAGGTGTTTTTCTTTAAACGTCGTCTCTGGCGTAAGTATGAACTTCTAGAATGGTTTCTCAGCCGTTTGTTTGTAGTGGCAATTGTTTTGCTCTCTGTTCAATTCCACTTTTTGGGTTATATTTTGAATTTTTGGTTCGTACCTTCTGGCATAGTTGGATTAGCATTGGGACTATTTTTTGATTATTTGCCCCATCGTCCCTTTGTTGAGCGCGATCGCTGGAAAAATGCTCGCGTTTATGCCAACCCAATTCTCAATATCCTGATTCTGGGACAGAATTACCACTTAATTCATCATTTGTGGCCTTCTATTCCCTGGTACAATTACCAGCCTACATACTATCTCATGAAACCTCTGTTAGATCAAAAAGATTGTCACCAATCTTTAGGATTGCTACAAAAAAAAGACTTTTTCGATTTCCTTTACGACATCTTTTTAGGAATTCGTTTTCATCGTCAAAAACCAACGGAAAAATAG
- the pyk gene encoding pyruvate kinase produces the protein MQLKDSVRRTKIVATIGPATSSPEMLKAIIEAGATTLRLNFSHGSHADHQRNIRLIRQTAFELNQPVGILQDLQGPKIRLGKFENGSIVVAKGDRFTLTNRPVVGCQEISCVTYEYLAEEVPIGARILLDDGRVEMQVEDINRTKGDLHCRVTVGGTLSNNKGVNFPGVYLSVKAMTDKDREDLMFGLDQGVDWIALSFVRNPQDVMEIKELISSTGKQVPVIAKIEKHEAIEQMEAILALCDGVMVARGDLGVELPAEDVPMLQKRLIATANRLGIPIITATQMLDSMVSNPRPTRAEVSDVANAILDGTDAVMLSNETAVGKYPVEAVATMARIAERIEQEAAQNSNASQVTDRKHSIPNAISQAVGQIAEQLGAAAIMSLTQTGATARNVSKFRPRTRILAVTPHVNVARQLQMVWGVKPLLVLELPSTGQTFQAAINVALENKLVFEGNLVVMTAGTLQGVSGSTDLIKVEVVTAVLGQGIGLGQGSVSGRARVAHTGMDTSSFNPGDILVAPRTNADFVEAIRKAGGIITEEDSLTCHAAVIGLRLGVPVIVGVKKATEVIRDGAILTMDMQRGLIYSGAVGTP, from the coding sequence ATGCAATTAAAAGACTCTGTACGCCGAACAAAAATTGTCGCCACGATTGGCCCTGCTACCAGCAGCCCGGAAATGCTTAAAGCTATTATTGAAGCTGGTGCAACAACGCTGCGACTGAACTTTTCCCACGGTTCTCATGCCGACCATCAGCGCAATATTCGCTTAATTCGGCAGACAGCTTTTGAGTTGAATCAACCTGTTGGTATTCTCCAAGACTTACAAGGACCAAAAATTCGCTTGGGGAAATTTGAAAATGGATCGATAGTAGTGGCAAAAGGCGATCGCTTCACCTTGACAAATCGCCCTGTTGTTGGTTGCCAGGAAATTAGCTGCGTCACTTATGAATATTTAGCAGAGGAAGTTCCCATCGGCGCAAGAATCCTCCTTGATGATGGCCGAGTCGAAATGCAGGTAGAAGATATTAACCGCACAAAAGGCGATCTGCACTGTCGTGTCACCGTCGGTGGAACCCTCTCCAATAACAAAGGCGTTAACTTTCCTGGAGTATACCTTTCCGTTAAAGCCATGACCGACAAAGACCGCGAGGATCTGATGTTCGGTCTAGATCAAGGCGTTGACTGGATAGCGCTTTCCTTTGTTCGCAACCCGCAGGATGTGATGGAAATTAAAGAACTAATTTCCAGCACGGGTAAGCAAGTGCCAGTGATTGCCAAAATAGAAAAACACGAAGCCATCGAACAGATGGAAGCGATTTTGGCTTTGTGTGATGGTGTGATGGTTGCTAGGGGTGACTTGGGCGTAGAATTGCCAGCAGAAGATGTACCCATGCTGCAAAAACGGCTAATAGCCACTGCCAATCGCTTGGGGATTCCCATCATCACCGCTACCCAAATGTTAGACAGTATGGTTAGTAACCCTCGTCCGACTCGTGCGGAAGTATCGGATGTGGCAAATGCGATTTTAGATGGTACAGATGCAGTAATGCTCTCCAATGAAACAGCCGTCGGTAAATACCCAGTAGAAGCAGTAGCAACGATGGCACGCATTGCCGAAAGAATCGAGCAAGAAGCAGCACAAAATTCTAACGCCAGTCAGGTCACAGATAGGAAGCATTCTATTCCCAACGCCATTAGCCAAGCAGTGGGGCAAATCGCTGAACAGCTAGGGGCTGCGGCAATTATGAGCTTAACGCAAACCGGAGCCACTGCCCGCAACGTTTCTAAGTTCCGTCCCCGCACAAGGATTTTGGCTGTAACGCCCCATGTGAATGTAGCAAGGCAACTGCAAATGGTGTGGGGTGTCAAACCACTGTTAGTATTAGAACTGCCTTCCACCGGTCAGACTTTCCAAGCAGCTATTAACGTTGCTTTGGAAAACAAGCTGGTCTTTGAGGGAAATTTGGTGGTGATGACTGCTGGTACACTCCAAGGCGTTTCTGGGTCAACTGATTTAATTAAGGTAGAAGTCGTAACTGCCGTTTTGGGTCAGGGAATTGGACTCGGACAAGGTTCCGTCAGCGGTCGCGCCCGAGTAGCTCACACTGGCATGGATACAAGTAGCTTTAATCCTGGGGATATTTTGGTTGCGCCTCGTACCAACGCTGATTTTGTCGAGGCAATTCGCAAAGCAGGCGGTATTATTACTGAAGAAGACAGTCTCACCTGTCACGCAGCAGTCATTGGCTTACGTCTGGGCGTACCTGTGATTGTTGGCGTCAAGAAGGCAACAGAGGTGATTCGCGATGGGGCAATTCTCACAATGGATATGCAACGGGGTTTAATTTACTCTGGGGCAGTAGGAACGCCATAA
- a CDS encoding glycosyltransferase family 4 protein, producing the protein MSKLLINLSVIFSQPTGISNYAKNLFPYLKSFNPTLLTAVNYPEFHCYSIPDHLTPAHGTKGHFDRLVWTQFQLPQIYQKLKSHLIFSPLPEAPLYSNCRFIVMVHDVIPLRFPKRFSPLTPYFRHYIPQVLRQAQHIICNSQATARDIVDFYGIRANKITPIPLAHDASHFRPVQIPPTPLEKGGYIPAFLQADENYCPYFLYIGRHDPYKNLHRLLAAFARLPNYRDYELWLTGSPDKRYTPLLQAQAEELGIAKQIRFLNYVPDRELPTIINGAIALVFPSLWEGFGFPVLEAMACGTPVITSNLSSLPEVAGDAAILINPYDHREITEAMSKIATDNQLRDRLSAAGISRANQFSWQKTGLATAEVLKQFL; encoded by the coding sequence ATGAGCAAATTATTAATTAACTTATCGGTTATATTTTCGCAACCTACGGGTATAAGTAACTATGCTAAGAATCTTTTCCCTTATTTAAAATCTTTTAACCCTACTCTCTTAACTGCCGTAAATTACCCAGAATTTCACTGTTATTCAATTCCAGATCATCTTACTCCCGCTCATGGTACAAAAGGCCATTTTGACCGCTTAGTGTGGACGCAGTTTCAATTGCCACAAATCTATCAAAAGCTAAAATCTCACCTCATTTTTTCTCCACTCCCGGAAGCACCTTTATATTCTAATTGCCGTTTTATCGTGATGGTTCACGATGTCATTCCGTTACGGTTTCCTAAGCGCTTTTCACCCCTTACACCCTACTTTCGCCACTATATTCCCCAAGTTCTCCGGCAAGCGCAACACATTATCTGTAACTCCCAGGCTACGGCGAGAGACATCGTTGACTTTTATGGCATTCGTGCTAACAAAATAACGCCAATACCCTTGGCGCATGATGCGAGTCATTTTAGACCTGTTCAGATCCCCCCAACCCCCCTTGAAAAGGGGGGCTATATTCCCGCCTTTTTACAAGCAGATGAAAATTATTGTCCCTATTTTCTCTATATTGGCAGACACGATCCCTATAAGAATTTACACAGACTCCTTGCTGCTTTTGCAAGGCTACCGAATTATCGCGATTACGAACTGTGGTTAACGGGATCGCCAGACAAACGCTACACTCCTCTTTTACAAGCGCAAGCAGAGGAACTGGGTATAGCAAAGCAGATAAGATTCCTAAACTACGTTCCCGATCGCGAATTGCCAACGATTATAAATGGTGCGATCGCTCTCGTTTTCCCCAGTCTTTGGGAAGGTTTTGGTTTCCCTGTTCTAGAAGCAATGGCTTGCGGTACTCCCGTCATCACTTCCAACCTCTCCTCTTTACCAGAGGTTGCTGGCGATGCTGCTATTCTCATCAATCCCTATGACCATAGAGAAATTACAGAGGCAATGTCTAAAATTGCTACTGATAATCAACTACGCGATCGCCTTTCCGCCGCAGGGATCAGCAGGGCAAACCAATTTAGTTGGCAAAAAACAGGACTAGCAACGGCGGAAGTATTAAAGCAGTTTCTTTGA
- a CDS encoding glycosyltransferase, whose product MIYFLTVNYYSTYLVAKLISSLPNSKNPDYKIVIINNSPDDDSIYQLKNESVLILNATSNLGFGSACNLGLKFIYAEDPQAIVWIINPDAYLLENTLDKVQSFFDSHPEISILGTIVHTPVGEVWFAGGRFIDNTGAILTQDLLTNTNTDYVLCDWITGCSLIINLSNFHECPLFDSAYFLYYEDFDFCQRYAQQGHLIAVTKQFGVLHQPSSITNKYVFIKIKHSTYSYLLTLERYTSKLVFSLRLTRLICHAFVLMFIKPQFGLGKFYGVFMYWRR is encoded by the coding sequence GTGATTTACTTTTTAACAGTTAACTATTATTCAACTTATCTTGTTGCTAAATTAATTTCTTCTCTACCAAATAGCAAAAATCCAGATTACAAAATAGTTATCATCAATAACTCTCCTGATGATGATTCTATTTATCAACTCAAAAATGAATCTGTACTTATTCTTAACGCTACTAGTAATTTAGGTTTTGGTAGCGCCTGTAATCTAGGACTAAAATTTATTTATGCAGAAGATCCACAAGCAATTGTCTGGATAATTAATCCAGATGCTTATTTATTAGAAAATACTTTAGATAAAGTTCAATCATTTTTTGATTCGCATCCTGAAATTTCGATTCTCGGTACAATTGTTCATACTCCTGTGGGTGAAGTTTGGTTTGCAGGTGGTCGCTTTATTGACAATACAGGGGCGATTTTGACTCAAGATTTGTTAACAAATACAAATACAGATTATGTTTTATGTGATTGGATTACAGGCTGTAGTCTGATAATTAATCTCAGCAATTTTCATGAATGTCCTTTGTTCGATTCTGCTTATTTTCTTTACTATGAAGATTTTGATTTTTGTCAAAGATATGCTCAGCAAGGACATTTAATAGCTGTTACCAAGCAGTTTGGTGTTTTACATCAGCCTTCTTCAATTACTAATAAGTATGTTTTCATAAAAATTAAACACAGTACCTATAGTTATTTATTAACTTTAGAGAGGTACACAAGTAAATTGGTTTTTAGCTTGAGATTAACTCGGCTGATTTGCCACGCCTTTGTCTTGATGTTTATTAAACCTCAGTTTGGATTGGGAAAATTTTACGGCGTGTTTATGTATTGGCGAAGATAA
- a CDS encoding glucose-1-phosphate thymidylyltransferase, giving the protein MKALILSGGKGTRLRPLTYTGAKQLVPVANKPILWYGIEEMVAAGVTDIGIIISPETGSEVKAKTGNGDRFGAKITYILQEQPAGLAHAVKVALPFLGDSPFVMYLGDNLIQQGDLSYFLKKFTTQQQDALILLRQVSNPSAFGVAKVDETGRVLQLIEKPKQPPSNLALVGVYFFSHIIHDAIACIQPSLRGELEITDAIQCLIDQQKQVLACQLEGWWLDTGKKDDLLEANRLILDTYLNTEILGEIDAQSQVIGRVQIGAGSKVVNCTVRGPIVIGSNCYLENCFIGPYTSIANNTRLIDTDIEHSVVLEGAKIAGIHQRIIDSVIGQRAQLTVAPRRPKALRFMIGDDCQIELT; this is encoded by the coding sequence ATGAAAGCACTGATCCTTTCTGGCGGTAAAGGCACTCGTCTGCGCCCTCTCACCTACACGGGGGCAAAACAACTGGTACCTGTTGCCAATAAACCTATTTTGTGGTATGGCATTGAAGAGATGGTTGCCGCTGGGGTTACTGATATTGGTATTATTATTAGTCCGGAAACAGGGTCAGAAGTAAAAGCTAAAACAGGAAATGGCGATCGCTTTGGGGCAAAAATTACATATATCTTGCAAGAACAACCAGCAGGACTTGCCCACGCTGTGAAAGTTGCCCTTCCCTTCCTAGGCGATTCGCCTTTTGTAATGTACTTGGGCGATAACCTCATTCAACAAGGTGACTTAAGTTATTTTCTCAAAAAATTTACTACTCAACAGCAAGATGCCCTAATTCTCTTGCGTCAAGTTAGCAATCCTAGTGCTTTTGGTGTGGCTAAGGTAGATGAGACTGGGCGAGTATTGCAGTTAATCGAAAAACCCAAACAACCACCTTCTAATTTGGCATTGGTAGGAGTTTATTTCTTTTCTCATATTATTCATGATGCGATCGCCTGTATCCAACCTTCTCTTCGGGGTGAGTTGGAAATCACCGATGCTATTCAATGCCTTATAGATCAACAAAAGCAAGTTTTAGCCTGCCAACTAGAAGGGTGGTGGCTAGATACTGGTAAAAAAGATGACTTATTAGAAGCGAACCGTCTCATTCTTGATACTTACTTAAACACAGAAATTTTAGGAGAAATTGATGCTCAAAGTCAGGTAATTGGGCGAGTCCAGATTGGGGCTGGATCTAAAGTAGTTAACTGTACTGTTCGCGGGCCAATTGTAATTGGTAGCAATTGTTATTTAGAAAACTGCTTCATAGGCCCTTACACTAGCATTGCCAATAATACCAGGCTCATCGACACTGACATAGAACATAGTGTGGTTTTAGAAGGTGCTAAAATAGCTGGAATTCATCAACGTATTATTGATAGCGTGATTGGACAAAGAGCGCAATTGACAGTTGCCCCCCGCCGTCCTAAAGCTTTGCGATTTATGATTGGTGATGACTGTCAAATTGAACTGACGTGA
- the rfbD gene encoding dTDP-4-dehydrorhamnose reductase: MSKSILLIGSNGQVGKELQQNLITYGKVITLARPTIDLAQPDTLRSAIRENKPQVIINAAAYTAVDKAESEPELAKAINATAPKILAEEAKKQQAFLIHISTDYVFDGNSCHPYQETDATNPLSVYGQTKLAGEEAIRQTYAHHLILRTAWVYGTFGKSNFVKTMLRLGGEREEIRVVTDQIGSPTWARDIAATIAQLIPLLSSEIAGTYHYTNSGVASWYDFAIAIFEEAQQLGYPVKVERIIPITTSEYPTPARRPSYSVLACAKIAAVLGNHAPHWRERLRRMLKELVVSG; this comes from the coding sequence ATGAGTAAATCAATTCTGCTAATCGGCAGTAACGGTCAAGTAGGCAAAGAATTACAACAAAACCTCATCACCTATGGAAAAGTCATCACTCTTGCACGCCCCACCATAGACCTTGCCCAACCCGATACTCTCCGCAGCGCGATTAGAGAAAACAAACCCCAAGTCATCATCAACGCTGCTGCTTATACCGCTGTTGACAAAGCTGAAAGTGAACCGGAATTGGCAAAAGCCATTAATGCGACAGCGCCTAAAATCCTCGCTGAAGAAGCTAAAAAACAGCAAGCTTTCCTAATTCACATATCTACTGATTACGTTTTTGATGGCAATAGCTGTCATCCCTATCAGGAAACCGACGCGACTAATCCCTTAAGTGTTTACGGTCAAACTAAACTGGCAGGAGAAGAGGCTATTCGCCAGACATACGCTCATCACCTTATTCTTCGCACAGCTTGGGTATATGGGACTTTTGGCAAAAGTAACTTTGTCAAAACTATGCTGCGGCTAGGAGGAGAAAGAGAAGAAATTCGTGTAGTCACCGATCAAATTGGTAGTCCAACTTGGGCAAGAGACATAGCAGCAACCATCGCCCAATTAATACCCCTATTGAGTTCAGAAATTGCTGGAACCTATCACTACACTAATAGCGGTGTAGCTAGCTGGTACGACTTTGCCATTGCCATTTTTGAAGAAGCCCAACAGCTAGGCTACCCTGTGAAAGTGGAACGAATTATTCCTATCACTACCTCTGAATATCCTACACCCGCTCGCCGCCCTAGTTACTCTGTTCTTGCTTGTGCCAAAATAGCGGCGGTTCTGGGAAATCATGCGCCCCATTGGCGAGAAAGACTCAGAAGAATGTTGAAGGAGTTAGTTGTTAGTGGTTAG
- the rfbC gene encoding dTDP-4-dehydrorhamnose 3,5-epimerase encodes MKIISTEIPEVLIIEPQVFQDDRGFFFESYNYQKFTDITGNLINFVQDNHSCSKQNVLRGLHYQIQQPQGKLVRVVIGSIFDVAVDIRKSSLTFGKWMGCELSAENKRQIWIPPGFAHGFVVLSEFAEVLYKTTDYYAPQYERCILWNDPDLSIDWHLSGQPILSAKDQAGKFFNEAELYT; translated from the coding sequence ATGAAGATTATTTCTACTGAAATTCCTGAGGTTCTCATCATTGAACCTCAAGTCTTCCAAGATGATCGCGGGTTTTTCTTTGAAAGCTACAATTATCAAAAATTTACTGATATAACTGGTAATTTAATTAACTTTGTTCAAGACAACCATTCTTGCTCCAAACAAAACGTCTTGCGTGGTTTACACTACCAAATTCAACAACCACAAGGCAAGCTAGTCCGAGTCGTGATTGGTAGTATATTTGATGTTGCCGTAGATATTAGAAAAAGTTCCTTAACTTTTGGTAAGTGGATGGGTTGTGAACTCAGCGCCGAAAACAAACGCCAAATTTGGATACCGCCAGGCTTTGCTCATGGCTTTGTTGTCCTTTCAGAATTTGCTGAAGTCCTCTATAAGACTACAGACTATTATGCTCCTCAATATGAACGGTGCATCCTCTGGAATGACCCCGATTTATCGATAGATTGGCATTTGTCTGGACAACCAATCTTATCTGCCAAAGACCAAGCAGGTAAATTTTTTAATGAAGCAGAGCTTTATACTTAA
- a CDS encoding anthranilate synthase component I, which translates to MTQCWYWRSLPLEKRTGSDIFAALFGYNHTSTIATLLESPNLGSINNSQLARYSICAGAPRYVDGHPQMWTPPLGKVLPFLEQLLARKENAPPLPFTPSSSLPFTGGWLGWLGYDIAWEIEQLPYTKSDSLPFPVAFWYEPECFAVLDRWEQVLWLAASSTSGLDELERKLEQGDGEMLRDGEMGRWGDGEMKKIHPITVTPHFQTSQEEYEATVNLAKKYIQAGDIFQANLSLRFEAQTTASGWEIYRVLQQINPSPFACYFRTPWGEVISCSPERLVQSQRCRDAKFRVSTRPIAGTRSRASAPEKDQQLAADLLSNTKERAEHIMLVDLERNDLGRVCEWGSVEVDELLTIERYSHVMHLVSNIKGILRSDLSTIDLIRAMFPGGTITGCPKVRCMEIIEELEPVRRSLFYGSCGYLDWRGNLDLNILIRTLLLAPSLPKEREWGLGARGKGGEVLKQLPHSCTPALLHSPTPPLNTVWGQVGAGIVADSDPEREWHESLHKAQAQLKALLGTGD; encoded by the coding sequence ATGACGCAATGTTGGTATTGGCGATCGCTCCCATTAGAAAAACGTACTGGTTCTGATATTTTCGCTGCATTATTTGGTTACAACCACACATCTACAATTGCAACTCTACTAGAAAGCCCTAATCTAGGATCAATAAATAATTCTCAACTCGCTCGTTATTCTATCTGTGCAGGCGCTCCTCGGTATGTGGATGGACACCCCCAAATGTGGACTCCACCACTAGGAAAAGTTCTTCCCTTTCTTGAACAGTTACTGGCAAGAAAAGAAAACGCCCCCCCTCTCCCTTTCACCCCCTCCTCCTCTCTCCCTTTCACAGGCGGTTGGCTGGGTTGGTTGGGCTACGACATTGCCTGGGAAATTGAACAGCTACCTTACACAAAATCCGATTCCTTGCCATTTCCAGTAGCTTTTTGGTACGAACCAGAGTGTTTTGCGGTTTTGGATCGCTGGGAACAAGTTTTGTGGTTAGCTGCCAGTAGTACAAGTGGGTTGGATGAGTTAGAGAGGAAACTCGAACAGGGAGATGGGGAGATGCTTCGCGATGGGGAGATGGGGAGATGGGGAGATGGGGAGATGAAGAAAATCCACCCCATAACGGTTACTCCCCATTTCCAAACTTCTCAAGAAGAATACGAAGCAACAGTCAACCTTGCAAAAAAATACATTCAGGCTGGAGACATTTTTCAGGCCAATCTCTCGCTGCGGTTTGAAGCACAAACAACTGCTTCTGGTTGGGAAATTTACCGTGTTTTGCAGCAGATCAATCCTTCTCCTTTTGCTTGCTATTTCCGAACACCTTGGGGAGAAGTTATTAGCTGTTCGCCAGAGAGATTGGTACAGTCACAAAGATGTAGAGACGCGAAATTTCGCGTCTCTACTAGACCGATCGCTGGCACGCGATCGCGTGCCAGCGCGCCAGAAAAAGACCAACAACTCGCAGCAGATTTACTTAGCAACACCAAAGAACGTGCTGAACACATCATGCTCGTGGACTTAGAGCGCAACGATCTAGGGCGTGTATGTGAATGGGGAAGTGTGGAAGTTGATGAATTGCTGACGATTGAGCGATATAGTCACGTCATGCATCTTGTCAGCAATATCAAAGGTATCTTAAGAAGCGATCTTAGTACCATTGATTTAATTCGCGCCATGTTCCCTGGTGGCACAATCACAGGTTGCCCAAAAGTCCGTTGTATGGAAATCATTGAGGAACTAGAACCTGTACGGCGTAGCCTGTTCTATGGTTCCTGCGGCTATTTAGATTGGCGGGGTAACTTAGACTTAAATATCTTAATTCGCACCCTGCTATTAGCTCCCTCTCTACCGAAGGAGAGGGAGTGGGGATTAGGAGCGAGAGGGAAAGGGGGGGAAGTGTTAAAACAACTCCCCCACTCCTGCACTCCTGCACTCCTCCACTCCCCCACTCCCCCACTCAACACCGTCTGGGGACAAGTTGGAGCAGGAATTGTGGCAGACAGCGATCCCGAGCGAGAATGGCATGAATCTCTGCACAAAGCTCAGGCACAACTAAAAGCACTACTGGGGACTGGGGATTAG
- the pipX gene encoding transcriptional coactivator PipX yields the protein MNPESSETYINHPTWGLLYRICMVDENQELFTTLYAQRLFFLVTTDAKGLKFQPIGRTEARMLLENRLRNLRRTGQAQDYDQLQSIFQRTFQ from the coding sequence ATGAATCCAGAAAGCTCAGAAACTTACATAAATCATCCAACTTGGGGTTTGCTCTATAGGATCTGTATGGTGGATGAAAACCAAGAATTATTCACTACACTGTATGCTCAACGTCTATTTTTTTTGGTAACAACTGATGCTAAAGGTCTCAAGTTTCAGCCGATAGGACGTACTGAGGCGAGAATGTTACTAGAAAATCGCTTGCGTAATCTGCGTCGCACTGGACAAGCTCAAGATTACGATCAATTGCAGAGTATTTTCCAACGCACATTCCAATGA